The nucleotide sequence CTGATCAGCCTGCTCCAATCGCATGACAGCACCAAGGACCTGATCAATCGACCGATGGAGTTCATCGGCAACCTCACGCTGCTGGTTGTAGGCGGTAACGACACCACCCGCAACTCGATGACCGGCGGCGTCTTCGCCCTGAACCAATACCCGGACGAGTTCGCAAAGCTCAAAGCCAATCCAAAGCTGATCCCCACCATGGTGTCCGAAATCATCCGGTGGCAAACACCGCTGGCGTACATGTGCCGCGTCGCCAAAGAAGACACGATGATCAACGGGCAGTTCATACGCAAAGGCGACAGGATCGTCATGTGGTACGCGTCCGGGAATCGCGACGAGCGGCAGTTCGAGCGTCCGGACGAGCTCATCATCGACCGCGCCAACGCGCGCAGCCATATTGCGTTCGGCTACGGTGTGCACCGATGCATGGGTAACCGGCTCGCTGAGATGCAGTTGCGGATCCTGTGGGAGGAGCTGCTCGAGCGTTTCGACGACATTGAGGTCCTCCAGGATCCGGAGATCGTGCAGTCCAACTTCGTGCGGGGCTACTCGAAGATGATGGTCAAGCTCACGAAGAAGCAGTCGGCCTGATGGAAAGCGGTCGGGCGATCATCATCGGTGCCAGCCATGCCGGTGCGCAACTCTGCGCCAGCCTGCGCCAGGAAGGCTGGGAAGGAGAGATTCTGGTCATCGGCGACGAGTCATCGCTGCCATACCACCGCCCGCCGCTGTCCAAGACCTACCTCTCGGGCAAATCCAGCCTCGATGAATTGCTCATTCGTCCGCTGAGCTTCTACGAGAAGCACACCATCACCTTCCGGCATGCCCGCGTCACGACGATTAACCGCCAAGCGCGGACCGTCACGGTAAACGACGGTGAAGAAATCGGCTACGACAAGCTCGCGCTGTGCCTGGGCGCCCGCCCGCGTCTCCTCTCAGTTGAAGGTACCGAGCTGCCTGGCGTGCACTATCTGCGCGATGCCGACGACATCGAGGCCATCCGCGCCGGACTCGGCAACGCCAGGCGTGTCGTCATCATCGGCGCCGGCTACATCGGCTTGGAGACCGCAGCCTCGCTCCGCACACTCGGCGGCGTCGAAGTGACGGTTCTGGAAACCGCCGAACGCGTGCTGCAGCGGGTCACCGCAGAGGAACTGTCAGCGTTCTACGCCCGCGTTCATCGCGAGGAAGGCGTCGAACTGCGCACCGGAGTCACCGTTGCGGCCATCGAAGGGGACGAGCATGTACGCGGCGTGCGTCTCGCTGACGGTGAACTCGTCGAAGCCGATCTCGTCATCGTGGGCATTGGCGTCGTACCCAACACCGAACTGGCCGAGGCCGCCGGGCTTTCCGTGGACGACGGCATCTTGATTGATAGCAGCAGCCTGACCAGTGACCCCAACATCGTCGCCGCCGGAGACTGCGCCAGCTACTTCATCACCCGCTACGCTCGCCAGCATCGGCTGGAATCAGTGCCCAGTGCTGGCGAACAGGCGAAGGTGGCTGCCGCGACAATGTGCGGGAAAACCAAGGCAATTTCGGCCCTGCCCTGGTTCTGGTCCGACCAGTACGACCTCAAACTGCAGATCGCCGGACTCAACGACGGCTACGACAGCGTGGAGCTTCGCGGTGATCCAGATAACGGGCGCAGCTTCGCCTGCTTTTATTTCAAGGACGGGGAAATGATAGCGGCGGATTGCGTCAATCGGCCAAAGGAATTCATGTTCGCCCGCCGGGTCATCAAGGATCGCCTGCCGATAGATCGGAGTCGGCTAGCAGATACGGAAAGTTCGCTCAGCGAGCTGATGAAGGGGTCTTAAGCGCGACATCCGTAAATGGATTTGAGGGCAGCGTAGGCAACGGCGGCAGCCACGAGCCCGCCCGCGACTACCGTCCACGCCCACACCCACCCGGCATACGATGCGGTTCCCGCGACAACCAGCGGTCCCGCAGCTCGTGCGAATGTCGTCCACATCTGCATGCGCGCGCTCGCAGACGCGAACGCATGCAGCGGAACATATCCCGAGAGGATCACTGGGCGCAGCACGCTGACCGTCCCTGCCGCGGCACCCGAGGCGAATCCAGCGATCAGCAACCAGGGTGCCGAAGCTGTTACGAGCATCGCCGTCACAGCGAGAGCCTGCGATACCGCAGCCACTGATGCGAGCATTTCCGGTGACGCGCGGCCGACACGTCCGCTGATCAACAGCCGCCCCACCACCTTCCCCACGCCGCTCGCTGCGAGTACGAGACCCGCCACGTATGGATCGACACCGCGGGCGATCAGCATCGTCACGACCAGGGCAGTCACCGCGACACCGCTGGCTTGCTCCAGCATGTACGGGAGGCGCAGACGACGCGTGGACGTCGTCGGTTGCGAGCTTGGCTTACTGGTCTGCTCCCCCACGCGCTGCGGCAGGCACCACACATACAACATCCCGGTGATCACGGCACCGCCGCCCCCAAGCACCGCCACCGCGACTCGCCAGCCAAACGCTGCCACTAGCGCGCTGGTGAGCGGGACGAACACGGTGCTCGCTAGGCCACCCGCCACGGTGACATACGCGATCGCCCGGCGCATCCGAACCGAATCCAGCAGTGTCAGAACAACTATCGCTGGTTCATACAGGGTGGCTGCCATCGCAGCGCCAATCAGCGCCCACGCGAGATACAGCATCAGCAGCGACGGGGCCGACGCCCACAGCGTCGTCGCTACGATCGTCAGCACCGCGCCAGCGGTCATCACCGCGCGGGGCCCGAACCGCCCCAGCAACGTGGCGACGGCCGGTGCGGAAAGCCCGGACA is from Hoyosella subflava DQS3-9A1 and encodes:
- a CDS encoding NAD(P)/FAD-dependent oxidoreductase; the protein is MESGRAIIIGASHAGAQLCASLRQEGWEGEILVIGDESSLPYHRPPLSKTYLSGKSSLDELLIRPLSFYEKHTITFRHARVTTINRQARTVTVNDGEEIGYDKLALCLGARPRLLSVEGTELPGVHYLRDADDIEAIRAGLGNARRVVIIGAGYIGLETAASLRTLGGVEVTVLETAERVLQRVTAEELSAFYARVHREEGVELRTGVTVAAIEGDEHVRGVRLADGELVEADLVIVGIGVVPNTELAEAAGLSVDDGILIDSSSLTSDPNIVAAGDCASYFITRYARQHRLESVPSAGEQAKVAAATMCGKTKAISALPWFWSDQYDLKLQIAGLNDGYDSVELRGDPDNGRSFACFYFKDGEMIAADCVNRPKEFMFARRVIKDRLPIDRSRLADTESSLSELMKGS
- a CDS encoding MFS transporter, with product MPAAVDTLRSGPPELRRAVVALSLTQLVSWGVLYYAFAVVAPAMAREPGWSITTVGAAFSLGVLVSGLSAPAVATLLGRFGPRAVMTAGAVLTIVATTLWASAPSLLMLYLAWALIGAAMAATLYEPAIVVLTLLDSVRMRRAIAYVTVAGGLASTVFVPLTSALVAAFGWRVAVAVLGGGGAVITGMLYVWCLPQRVGEQTSKPSSQPTTSTRRLRLPYMLEQASGVAVTALVVTMLIARGVDPYVAGLVLAASGVGKVVGRLLISGRVGRASPEMLASVAAVSQALAVTAMLVTASAPWLLIAGFASGAAAGTVSVLRPVILSGYVPLHAFASASARMQMWTTFARAAGPLVVAGTASYAGWVWAWTVVAGGLVAAAVAYAALKSIYGCRA